One genomic segment of Alkalimarinus alittae includes these proteins:
- a CDS encoding HDOD domain-containing protein encodes MPIAVRLNQYLVRQNVFVHEISHERAVSLDCAISKAHVTPEATLKSVLLIDVKGVVMAVCPFPTDLNIDAVNQVLGRNLQPLTSEQSDKLFTDCETGAQPPVGGAYGIPMIIDDSLLEQDLFYLQSGCNTTMLQMDGRSFRLAIAGAAKGAIATWKEGTLSAPLLTNGNISIDDVAKKLEKLYRLPPMPAIAVKILHLVTDPDSSVGELADVIECDPSLAAQIMRYARSALFNYQGDIRSVQDAVNIVLGFERVAHIAMGVAASKAFEIPKEGPLGLDAFWKHTLYTANLCQQLAPKLPAEAGVDRGLAYLVGLLHNFGLLLVGHLFPPEFCMLNKLREASPEQSMEAVEQQVFGMGGAQDLIALGHGTIGGILLRMWNLPEEVVKSAAMHQTIGYEGDCQNYVQLVQLANCLLKPFGIGDELNEQDPEPLIEALGLTVEHANEVTEAVMACCGDLDAMAAEMAA; translated from the coding sequence GTGCCAATAGCCGTTAGGTTGAATCAGTATCTTGTTCGTCAAAACGTGTTTGTTCATGAAATTTCTCATGAGCGAGCGGTGTCTCTTGATTGTGCAATCAGTAAAGCCCATGTAACGCCTGAGGCCACCTTAAAGTCAGTTTTGCTGATTGATGTTAAGGGGGTTGTAATGGCTGTTTGCCCTTTCCCTACTGATTTAAATATTGATGCCGTTAATCAAGTATTGGGGCGAAACCTTCAACCGTTGACGTCGGAGCAGTCTGATAAACTATTCACAGACTGTGAGACTGGCGCACAGCCTCCCGTGGGCGGCGCTTACGGCATACCGATGATTATAGATGACTCATTATTAGAACAAGATCTGTTTTATCTTCAGAGCGGATGTAATACCACAATGCTGCAGATGGATGGTCGATCATTCAGGCTGGCTATTGCAGGGGCAGCTAAAGGCGCAATTGCAACATGGAAAGAAGGCACACTCAGTGCTCCATTGTTAACGAATGGCAATATCTCGATTGATGATGTCGCTAAAAAATTAGAAAAGCTTTATCGCCTGCCACCGATGCCGGCAATAGCGGTAAAAATCCTTCATCTTGTTACTGACCCAGACTCATCGGTTGGAGAGTTAGCCGATGTCATTGAGTGTGACCCCAGTCTAGCCGCACAAATTATGCGTTATGCGCGCTCTGCCTTGTTTAACTATCAGGGTGACATCAGAAGCGTGCAAGACGCTGTTAATATCGTGCTTGGCTTCGAACGTGTGGCTCATATCGCGATGGGTGTGGCGGCCTCTAAAGCATTTGAGATACCAAAAGAAGGCCCGTTAGGCCTTGATGCATTTTGGAAACACACGCTTTATACCGCAAACTTATGCCAGCAATTGGCGCCCAAGCTCCCAGCAGAGGCGGGTGTTGACCGTGGTTTAGCGTACCTTGTTGGCTTACTTCATAATTTTGGCTTATTGCTTGTAGGGCATTTGTTTCCACCTGAGTTCTGTATGCTAAATAAGTTAAGAGAGGCCAGTCCTGAACAATCGATGGAGGCTGTCGAACAGCAGGTATTCGGTATGGGGGGCGCGCAAGACTTAATAGCATTAGGACATGGCACCATAGGTGGGATTCTTCTGAGAATGTGGAACCTGCCCGAAGAGGTGGTGAAATCAGCAGCGATGCACCAGACGATTGGCTATGAAGGTGACTGCCAAAATTATGTGCAGTTGGTGCAACTAGCAAATTGCCTACTTAAACCTTTTGGCATTGGTGATGAACTCAATGAACAAGACCCAGAACCGTTAATAGAAGCGCTTGGGTTAACGGTTGAACACGCGAATGAAGTGACTGAAGCTGTCATGGCGTGCTGTGGCGATTTAGATGCAATGGCGGCCGAAATGGCAGCTTAA
- the adk gene encoding adenylate kinase: MRVILLGAPGAGKGTQAQFISEKYDIPQISTGDMLRAAVKAGTPLGIKVKEVMASGGLVSDETIIALIQERIKDKDCENGFLFDGFPRTIPQAEALKNNGIKIDSVVEISVDDEEIIGRLSGRRVHEASGRIYHIQHNAPKVEGKDDETGEPLIQREDDSEATVRKRLDVYHAQTAPLIEYYQGWAKDDAENAPVYVAVKGVGTVDDIRAKVIAGLEG, from the coding sequence ATGCGAGTCATTTTATTAGGCGCACCGGGCGCGGGTAAAGGCACACAGGCGCAATTTATCTCAGAGAAGTACGATATTCCTCAAATTTCAACGGGTGATATGTTGCGTGCAGCAGTTAAGGCCGGCACTCCTTTGGGAATCAAAGTAAAAGAAGTCATGGCATCTGGTGGCTTAGTGTCTGATGAAACTATCATCGCATTGATTCAAGAGCGTATTAAAGACAAAGATTGCGAAAATGGTTTCTTGTTTGATGGGTTTCCTCGTACGATCCCACAAGCAGAAGCACTAAAAAACAACGGCATTAAAATTGATTCTGTCGTAGAGATTAGTGTTGATGATGAAGAAATTATTGGACGTTTAAGTGGGCGTCGAGTTCATGAAGCGAGCGGCCGTATTTACCATATTCAGCACAATGCACCAAAGGTTGAAGGTAAAGATGATGAAACGGGCGAGCCATTGATCCAGCGTGAAGACGATTCTGAAGCAACTGTTCGTAAGCGTTTGGACGTATATCATGCTCAAACAGCGCCATTAATTGAGTACTACCAAGGCTGGGCAAAAGACGACGCAGAAAATGCGCCAGTGTATGTTGCAGTTAAAGGTGTAGGCACCGTTGACGATATTCGTGCAAAAGTTATTGCTGGCTTAGAAGGTTAA
- the tsaB gene encoding tRNA (adenosine(37)-N6)-threonylcarbamoyltransferase complex dimerization subunit type 1 TsaB, protein MACILALDTSSEGCSAALIKEGHVTSAYEVVPRDHTRKIIPMIQQVLKDSGTRADELDAIAFGRGPGSFTGLRIAAGVTQGLAYGLGIKVVPVSTLEAMALEAFMVGGHQQVVTAIDARMDEVYWGAFEIADNKVIAIQPECVSKPEQVALAEGRFDGVGSASVGQFSGVGSGWSFIQRMPETVQNRVAVVDEALMAKAEYIAKIADSKFSASGGASDDIVSAEFAIPVYLRDTVTWKKLPGRE, encoded by the coding sequence ATGGCTTGTATACTGGCGCTCGATACGTCGTCTGAAGGTTGCTCTGCGGCCCTCATTAAAGAAGGCCACGTGACCAGCGCCTACGAAGTCGTGCCACGTGACCATACGCGTAAAATTATTCCGATGATTCAGCAAGTGCTAAAAGATAGTGGCACCCGAGCAGACGAGCTTGATGCTATTGCCTTTGGCCGAGGGCCAGGCTCTTTTACGGGGTTGCGTATTGCGGCTGGGGTGACTCAAGGTTTAGCCTATGGGCTCGGCATTAAAGTAGTGCCAGTATCGACTCTTGAGGCTATGGCGCTCGAGGCGTTTATGGTTGGCGGACACCAGCAAGTGGTAACCGCTATAGATGCCCGTATGGATGAAGTGTATTGGGGGGCGTTTGAAATTGCCGACAATAAGGTGATTGCAATTCAACCCGAGTGTGTTTCTAAACCAGAGCAGGTAGCGCTTGCTGAAGGCCGTTTTGACGGGGTTGGTAGTGCAAGCGTTGGTCAGTTTTCGGGGGTAGGGAGTGGCTGGTCGTTTATTCAGCGAATGCCTGAGACGGTGCAAAATAGAGTGGCTGTAGTCGACGAAGCGTTAATGGCGAAAGCAGAATATATTGCTAAAATCGCGGACAGTAAATTTAGCGCATCAGGCGGGGCTTCAGATGATATTGTTTCGGCAGAATTCGCTATACCGGTTTATTTACGTGATACGGTGACTTGGAAAAAACTGCCAGGGCGGGAATAA
- a CDS encoding undecaprenyl-diphosphate phosphatase, with amino-acid sequence MDWFQTLALALIQGLTEFLPVSSSAHLILPSQVLGWQDQGLAFDVAVHVGTLLAVVLYFRRDVISLTLSWVDSVVKRKNSDESRLAWLIVLATIPAGIAGLLLDDFIEENLRSAAVIATTTVLFGVVLWWSDFNGSRERSLKAINWKDALIIGFSQALALIPGTSRSGITMTAALLIGFSRDAAARYSFLLSIPLIAAAGLLKSVELVQTGTDAQWTMIGVGTVAAFLSAYACIHLFLSFLERIGFTPFVIYRLLLGAVLGLYLLL; translated from the coding sequence ATGGATTGGTTTCAAACATTAGCGCTGGCATTAATACAGGGGCTAACGGAGTTTTTGCCCGTATCAAGCTCTGCCCATTTGATTTTGCCTTCACAAGTGCTGGGATGGCAAGACCAAGGGCTTGCATTTGATGTAGCTGTTCATGTGGGAACGTTACTTGCAGTGGTGCTATATTTTAGACGAGATGTTATTAGTCTGACTCTTTCTTGGGTCGACAGTGTGGTTAAACGCAAAAATAGTGATGAAAGTCGTTTGGCTTGGTTGATTGTCTTAGCCACCATCCCCGCAGGAATCGCAGGGCTATTGCTGGATGATTTTATTGAAGAGAATCTACGATCGGCGGCTGTTATTGCCACTACGACTGTATTGTTTGGAGTGGTGTTATGGTGGTCAGATTTCAACGGTAGCCGCGAACGTTCGTTAAAAGCAATCAATTGGAAAGACGCCCTCATCATCGGTTTCTCTCAAGCGTTGGCGCTAATACCCGGAACCTCTCGATCAGGTATCACCATGACCGCTGCTTTGTTAATAGGCTTTAGTCGTGATGCGGCTGCACGTTACTCATTTTTACTGTCAATTCCGTTGATTGCTGCAGCGGGCTTGTTAAAAAGTGTTGAGCTTGTTCAAACCGGTACGGATGCACAGTGGACCATGATTGGCGTGGGTACGGTTGCGGCCTTTTTAAGCGCTTATGCCTGTATTCATTTGTTTCTGAGTTTTCTTGAGCGCATTGGCTTTACACCTTTTGTCATTTACCGCCTTTTACTCGGTGCGGTTTTAGGGCTATATTTATTGCTGTGA
- a CDS encoding class I SAM-dependent methyltransferase codes for MNPIDIKETLAVSVSAGGDQAAANDFAQRLGLEVLGEVKPSKERRFPFLMIYDSTGPSLVETGKGAPGPVNADFVSGKVDHRRKFGGGKGQMIAKAVGLKSGITPQVLDATAGLGRDAFVLASLGCQMTLLERSPVVAELLSAGLERARLSYDVAPIASLMTLINADSIEWLTAQTEPVADVIYLDPMFPDRDKSSLVKKEMRLFKPLVGGDLDAAELLKAALEKARYRVVVKRPRKAPEIEGIKPTLKLEGKSSRYDVYTLKSLDGLKGG; via the coding sequence ATGAATCCAATTGATATCAAAGAAACTCTAGCGGTGTCCGTAAGTGCGGGCGGCGATCAGGCCGCGGCTAACGATTTTGCACAACGCTTAGGGTTAGAAGTACTCGGTGAGGTGAAACCCTCAAAAGAGCGTCGTTTTCCTTTTTTGATGATTTATGACTCAACGGGTCCTTCTTTGGTGGAAACCGGAAAAGGGGCACCCGGGCCTGTTAATGCTGATTTTGTTTCAGGTAAGGTTGATCATAGACGCAAATTTGGAGGCGGCAAAGGTCAGATGATCGCCAAAGCCGTAGGCCTAAAGTCAGGCATCACACCACAGGTGTTAGACGCAACCGCCGGCCTAGGTCGAGACGCGTTTGTATTAGCTAGTCTAGGCTGCCAGATGACACTTTTAGAACGATCGCCTGTAGTGGCTGAGCTTTTATCGGCTGGGCTTGAACGTGCCCGTTTATCTTACGATGTAGCCCCGATTGCGTCGTTAATGACCTTAATTAATGCCGACAGCATTGAATGGCTAACGGCTCAAACAGAGCCTGTGGCGGATGTTATTTATCTTGACCCGATGTTTCCTGATCGTGACAAATCATCACTCGTTAAAAAAGAAATGCGGCTGTTTAAGCCATTGGTGGGTGGCGACTTAGACGCTGCTGAGCTACTTAAGGCCGCGTTAGAAAAAGCGCGCTACCGTGTTGTGGTTAAACGACCTCGTAAAGCACCTGAGATTGAAGGTATTAAGCCTACTTTGAAGCTAGAGGGTAAAAGCAGTCGTTATGATGTTTATACGTTGAAGTCATTAGATGGACTGAAAGGGGGATAA
- the plsB gene encoding glycerol-3-phosphate 1-O-acyltransferase PlsB, which translates to MSHFLGLSSFFFTILRKILFFWVKTEVVGNDKAFLQLDPDKPVCYVLQYSSFSSRLVLEQECLAADLPSSQAPLPIGDKDIRRSFFFLYSRQGQWFRKRQSPTVTERLKQMVHEAGLNPEIDVQIVPVSLLWGREPEKQKSMFKMLLSDSWSVAGRLQKFLIILIHGRSTFVQFSKPISLQAIVNDKKSDTENNEEIATRKLARILRVHFRRTRQAILGPDLSHRRTLVQSLIHSTAVKDVIRETAKEEDISPEKVKARAIKYGDEIASNLSMTVIRFLSRILSWVWNKIYNGVNIRNIETVQEIAKENTVIYVPCHRSHIDYLLLSYVLYKHGVMVPHIAAGINLNMPIIGPLLRRGGAFFMRRSFKDNKLYAAIFNEYLYQMFSKGYSVEYFVEGGRSRTGRMLQPRPGMIAMTVRSYLRNSSKPIAFMPVYVGYEKVLEGRTYLGELRGKKKEKESVFGLFRSLSNLRKSFGKVNVNFGEPIYLTEFLNQQQPQWKDQAYDAEYRPKWLNAVVNDLADEITTRINDASSINPINMTGLILLSTAKQSMDEKILASQMDTFSNLLKQMPYSPHISYPDGCGKDWLEYAEEMGLISRQKQSLGDIITLEGNNATLMTYYRNNILHLYAVPALVASLFQNNPMMKREKVVFLVSSIYPYIKAELFIHWSKDEIDDVIEQWIDILISNDLLHVEGDSLCRPSTGSANFVLLSVLARFIIQTIERYYISIAVLRNQGPGVIDATELEEQSTQMAQRMSILYGLNAPEFFDKSLFRHFIANLKENNIITEDEDGKLVYTDKLAAVVEDAKLVLNAEMRQSVLQVTTLS; encoded by the coding sequence ATGAGCCACTTTTTAGGATTAAGCTCCTTTTTCTTCACTATTTTGAGAAAGATACTTTTTTTCTGGGTTAAAACTGAAGTTGTCGGTAACGATAAAGCGTTTTTGCAATTAGACCCCGATAAGCCTGTTTGCTATGTATTGCAGTACAGTTCATTTTCTAGTCGTCTGGTGCTAGAGCAAGAGTGCCTCGCAGCTGACCTTCCCTCTTCACAAGCACCACTTCCCATTGGCGACAAAGATATTCGCCGCTCATTCTTCTTTCTATATTCACGACAGGGACAATGGTTTCGAAAGCGCCAAAGCCCAACAGTAACAGAACGTTTGAAGCAAATGGTGCACGAAGCGGGCCTCAATCCTGAAATAGATGTTCAAATTGTACCTGTTTCATTGCTATGGGGCCGAGAGCCGGAGAAACAGAAGTCGATGTTTAAAATGCTTTTGTCTGATAGCTGGTCGGTAGCCGGTCGTTTACAAAAGTTTTTAATCATTTTGATTCATGGGCGAAGTACCTTTGTACAATTCAGTAAGCCTATATCATTGCAGGCCATCGTTAATGATAAAAAAAGCGACACTGAAAATAACGAAGAAATCGCTACACGTAAGCTGGCAAGAATATTACGCGTACATTTCCGCCGCACCCGGCAAGCTATTCTTGGCCCTGATTTATCCCACCGTCGCACATTAGTTCAGTCACTCATCCACAGCACGGCCGTTAAAGACGTTATCCGGGAAACCGCTAAAGAAGAAGATATTTCACCTGAGAAGGTAAAAGCGCGAGCCATTAAGTACGGTGACGAAATAGCGTCTAACCTCTCCATGACGGTGATTCGTTTTTTATCTCGAATCCTATCTTGGGTATGGAATAAAATTTACAACGGGGTCAATATTCGAAATATTGAAACGGTTCAGGAGATCGCAAAAGAAAACACGGTAATCTACGTACCCTGTCACAGAAGCCACATCGATTATCTCCTGCTTTCATACGTACTATACAAGCACGGTGTCATGGTGCCTCACATCGCGGCGGGCATTAACCTCAACATGCCTATCATTGGACCATTACTTCGCCGTGGCGGTGCTTTCTTTATGCGCCGAAGCTTTAAAGATAACAAGCTCTATGCCGCAATCTTTAACGAATACCTCTATCAAATGTTTTCAAAAGGCTACTCTGTTGAGTACTTTGTAGAAGGAGGTCGAAGCCGCACCGGTAGAATGTTGCAGCCTCGCCCAGGCATGATCGCCATGACCGTGCGAAGTTACTTGCGAAACAGCAGCAAACCTATCGCCTTTATGCCTGTTTATGTAGGCTATGAAAAAGTACTCGAAGGACGAACGTACTTAGGTGAACTGCGCGGCAAAAAGAAAGAGAAAGAATCCGTTTTTGGGCTATTTAGATCACTTTCAAACCTCCGAAAGTCATTCGGTAAAGTAAATGTGAACTTTGGCGAGCCGATCTATTTAACTGAGTTTTTAAACCAGCAGCAGCCTCAATGGAAAGATCAAGCCTATGATGCAGAGTATCGTCCAAAATGGCTCAACGCGGTTGTAAACGACCTCGCAGATGAGATCACGACTCGTATCAATGATGCGTCATCAATTAACCCAATCAACATGACAGGGTTAATTCTTCTATCGACGGCCAAACAATCGATGGATGAGAAAATTTTAGCAAGCCAGATGGACACATTTAGTAATCTTCTAAAACAGATGCCATACAGCCCTCATATATCGTACCCCGATGGCTGCGGCAAAGATTGGTTAGAATATGCTGAAGAAATGGGCTTGATCTCACGACAGAAGCAAAGTTTAGGTGACATCATCACCTTAGAGGGAAATAACGCAACACTGATGACGTATTACCGAAACAATATTCTTCATTTGTATGCAGTGCCCGCGCTTGTCGCTAGCCTTTTTCAGAACAACCCAATGATGAAAAGGGAAAAAGTCGTATTCTTAGTCAGCTCTATTTATCCCTATATAAAAGCGGAGCTATTCATACACTGGAGCAAAGACGAAATTGATGATGTCATCGAACAATGGATAGACATATTGATCAGCAACGACCTGCTGCACGTTGAAGGTGATAGTCTTTGTCGCCCAAGCACCGGGTCGGCTAACTTTGTATTACTCAGCGTATTGGCGCGCTTTATTATTCAAACCATCGAGCGCTATTACATTAGTATTGCGGTACTGCGTAATCAAGGGCCTGGGGTTATCGATGCAACGGAGCTTGAAGAACAAAGTACTCAGATGGCTCAACGGATGTCGATTCTTTATGGACTCAATGCGCCTGAGTTTTTTGATAAGTCGCTATTCAGACACTTTATTGCGAATTTGAAAGAAAACAACATCATCACCGAAGATGAAGACGGTAAGCTAGTGTACACTGATAAATTAGCCGCCGTTGTAGAAGACGCTAAGCTCGTTTTGAATGCAGAAATGCGACAAAGTGTATTGCAGGTGACGACGCTGAGCTAA
- a CDS encoding ABC transporter ATP-binding protein, whose translation MIQISELTRRFGPFTAVNKVSFNVKLGEVLGFLGPNGAGKSTTMKMITGFLAPTSGQVTVMGQNVAKNPMNAQKQMGYLPEGAPSYGDMTVLNFLRFIGKVRGFSGEALDQRINKVVGQVALSEVLNQRIETLSKGFKRRVGIAQAIIHDPQVLILDEPTDGLDPNQKHQVRELIRNLSKDKIVIISTHILEEVSAVCSRALIISSGNIVFDGTPAELAAKSKYHNAVTVKFTHPYEVKQKLESLVNVYGIECDDESGLITVFPETGKSVLKQVNELIHAQDWEVEEFHVEKGRLDDVFRQVTVGEIA comes from the coding sequence ATGATCCAAATTTCAGAATTAACGCGAAGGTTTGGCCCATTTACAGCCGTAAATAAGGTCAGCTTTAATGTTAAACTAGGCGAAGTACTAGGCTTTTTAGGCCCTAATGGTGCGGGCAAATCAACTACCATGAAGATGATTACCGGTTTTTTAGCGCCGACCTCGGGGCAGGTGACGGTAATGGGACAAAATGTTGCTAAAAACCCAATGAACGCTCAAAAACAGATGGGGTATTTGCCTGAAGGAGCGCCTTCTTATGGGGATATGACTGTTCTGAACTTCTTACGCTTTATTGGCAAGGTTCGGGGTTTTAGTGGTGAAGCGTTAGATCAACGTATTAACAAAGTGGTTGGGCAGGTCGCTTTATCAGAGGTGCTTAATCAGCGTATCGAAACCTTATCAAAAGGGTTTAAGCGTCGGGTCGGCATTGCTCAAGCCATTATTCATGATCCTCAGGTATTGATTCTGGATGAACCAACAGATGGGCTCGACCCTAACCAAAAGCATCAAGTTAGAGAACTTATTCGGAACTTGTCTAAAGATAAAATAGTCATTATATCAACACATATTCTTGAAGAAGTAAGCGCCGTGTGTAGCCGGGCTTTGATTATTTCTTCAGGCAATATTGTGTTTGACGGAACACCCGCCGAGTTAGCAGCTAAATCAAAATACCATAATGCTGTCACCGTAAAGTTCACCCACCCTTACGAAGTAAAGCAAAAACTTGAATCGCTCGTTAACGTTTACGGTATTGAATGCGATGATGAAAGTGGCCTGATTACGGTCTTTCCTGAAACCGGTAAGTCGGTGCTTAAACAGGTGAATGAGCTGATCCACGCACAAGATTGGGAGGTTGAAGAGTTTCATGTTGAAAAGGGCCGGCTTGATGATGTGTTTCGTCAGGTAACCGTAGGGGAGATTGCATGA
- a CDS encoding ABC transporter permease, with product MMGTQIIMRRELASYFTTPLAYIFIVIFLMMSGVFTFYLGRFFERGQADLISFFNFIPWLYLILVPAIAMRLWSEERKSGTIELLMTLPITVVQAVLGKFLAAWLFIGVALMLTFPVWVTVNYLGEPDNGVILASYLGSWLMAGGFLAIGSCVSAATKSQVVAFILTLVICFVFVAAGFPMVLDAFTEWAPLWLIDGISSLSFLTHFDAVSRGVIDLRDLLYFLIMTVCWLTATTIVINIKKAD from the coding sequence ATGATGGGAACTCAGATCATTATGAGGCGTGAGCTAGCTAGCTATTTCACGACACCTTTAGCATATATATTTATCGTCATATTTTTGATGATGTCGGGTGTGTTCACCTTTTATTTGGGGCGATTTTTTGAGCGGGGTCAGGCTGACTTAATCTCATTTTTCAATTTTATACCTTGGCTCTACCTTATTCTGGTGCCTGCTATCGCGATGCGATTATGGTCTGAAGAACGTAAAAGCGGGACGATAGAATTGTTGATGACATTGCCTATTACTGTTGTGCAAGCGGTATTAGGGAAGTTTCTCGCGGCATGGTTATTTATTGGTGTCGCATTGATGTTAACGTTTCCTGTTTGGGTGACGGTGAACTATCTTGGCGAGCCAGACAATGGCGTTATATTAGCGAGCTACTTAGGCAGTTGGCTAATGGCGGGTGGCTTCTTGGCCATAGGATCATGTGTTTCAGCAGCGACTAAAAGTCAGGTGGTCGCGTTTATTTTAACGCTGGTTATTTGCTTTGTATTTGTTGCGGCTGGTTTTCCAATGGTTTTGGATGCCTTTACTGAATGGGCGCCACTCTGGCTGATTGACGGTATCTCTTCGCTAAGCTTTTTAACCCATTTTGATGCAGTTTCAAGAGGTGTCATTGACCTTCGTGATTTGCTTTATTTCTTAATAATGACGGTGTGCTGGTTAACGGCAACCACGATTGTTATCAACATTAAAAAAGCAGATTAG
- a CDS encoding GldG family protein → MKNIMHSKTGLIVILAIFIVFSLLSARLFNGVRFDLTEGQLYTLTDETQKILSELDSPVTLKLYFSEKATAELPGLRTYAHRIKELLDEYATLADGKLTVSFVDPIPFSEEEDEASAAGLQGVPVGIRGDEIFFGLVGTNDSDGEEVISFFQPDKEQFVEYELTKLIYNLSNPELPVVGIISGVNINGGFDYMTQQRQPAWVVMQQMEDLFDVRPLAEDIDAIDAEVDILLLVHPKDLSEQTLFAIDQFVMKGGRTLVFVDPFAEADIPPAPMAATASRRSDLSPLFAEWGIALQDAHIVGDFINSLVVNMGGGRNPVRHIGLLGLDLGAFNDQDVVMAGLESINLSSVGILDTVEGATTQVVPLIQSSIESQPLEADRLKALQNPESLMESFTPTGKQYTLAARITGAANSAFPEGVEVEERQVVEEEPGVPEAEPVMVKRLLVPDVLKNDNINVIVVADTDILSDRLWVQVQQFFGQRVVSPWADNAGFLINALENLAGNEDLINIRSRGRFSRPFTKVEELRRHAEEQFLAQQQVLQEQLEQTEAKLLEMEQIRGGGDSAILSEEQALELARFQDEKIKIRKELRDVQHQLDRDIESLGTELKMINIFLVPLLLTLLLVLMRFIRKRVA, encoded by the coding sequence ATGAAAAATATCATGCATTCTAAAACTGGCCTGATTGTTATTCTGGCCATATTTATTGTCTTTTCGTTACTGAGCGCTCGACTGTTTAACGGGGTGCGTTTTGATTTAACAGAAGGGCAGCTGTACACGCTGACAGATGAAACACAAAAAATACTGAGTGAACTCGACTCACCGGTCACGTTAAAACTTTATTTTTCTGAAAAAGCGACAGCCGAATTGCCAGGGCTAAGAACGTATGCTCATAGAATCAAAGAACTGCTAGATGAGTATGCGACTTTGGCTGACGGTAAACTAACCGTTTCGTTTGTTGACCCCATCCCATTCTCTGAAGAAGAAGATGAAGCCTCGGCAGCAGGTCTTCAGGGGGTTCCAGTGGGGATTCGAGGGGATGAGATATTCTTTGGTCTAGTAGGCACTAATGACAGTGACGGGGAAGAGGTTATTAGCTTCTTTCAGCCCGATAAAGAGCAGTTTGTAGAGTATGAACTCACCAAACTAATTTATAACTTATCTAACCCTGAGCTACCGGTCGTAGGTATTATTAGTGGTGTGAACATTAACGGCGGCTTTGATTATATGACTCAGCAGCGCCAACCTGCTTGGGTGGTGATGCAACAAATGGAAGACCTGTTTGATGTGCGACCACTGGCAGAAGATATTGACGCCATTGATGCTGAGGTTGACATTCTATTATTGGTACACCCTAAAGATCTCTCTGAACAGACGCTGTTTGCTATTGATCAATTCGTGATGAAGGGGGGGCGTACATTGGTGTTTGTTGATCCGTTTGCTGAAGCGGACATACCACCCGCGCCGATGGCCGCAACGGCAAGTCGACGCTCTGATTTATCACCTCTATTTGCCGAATGGGGTATTGCGCTTCAAGACGCACATATTGTAGGGGATTTTATTAACTCACTCGTGGTGAATATGGGGGGAGGGCGTAATCCGGTTCGTCATATTGGGCTACTAGGTCTTGATTTAGGTGCGTTTAATGATCAAGACGTGGTGATGGCAGGGTTAGAAAGTATTAATCTTTCATCAGTCGGCATTCTAGATACTGTTGAAGGCGCTACTACTCAGGTTGTACCGTTAATACAGTCAAGTATTGAGTCTCAGCCTCTGGAAGCTGATCGCTTAAAAGCGTTACAAAATCCAGAATCGTTAATGGAGTCATTTACGCCAACGGGTAAGCAGTATACATTAGCGGCTAGAATAACAGGGGCTGCCAATTCGGCTTTTCCTGAAGGTGTGGAAGTAGAAGAACGGCAGGTGGTAGAAGAAGAGCCCGGTGTACCTGAGGCAGAACCTGTAATGGTTAAGCGATTATTGGTTCCAGATGTGCTCAAAAACGATAATATAAACGTTATTGTAGTGGCCGATACCGATATACTTAGCGATCGACTATGGGTTCAAGTGCAACAGTTTTTTGGTCAGCGCGTTGTGTCGCCGTGGGCTGATAATGCAGGATTTTTGATCAACGCACTTGAAAACCTAGCCGGTAATGAAGACCTCATAAATATTCGTAGCCGCGGTCGTTTTTCGAGGCCTTTTACAAAGGTCGAGGAACTACGAAGACATGCTGAAGAGCAATTCTTAGCGCAGCAGCAAGTGCTACAAGAGCAGTTAGAGCAGACCGAAGCGAAGCTGCTTGAGATGGAGCAGATACGCGGAGGCGGCGACAGCGCGATTTTGTCTGAAGAGCAGGCATTAGAGCTTGCACGTTTTCAGGATGAGAAAATCAAAATAAGAAAAGAGCTTCGTGATGTACAGCATCAATTGGATAGGGATATTGAATCATTGGGTACAGAGTTAAAAATGATCAATATTTTCTTGGTTCCATTACTTCTAACATTATTGTTAGTGCTTATGAGGTTTATCAGAAAGCGTGTCGCTTAG